From Actinoplanes oblitus, a single genomic window includes:
- a CDS encoding HelD family protein encodes MSSLSSLAEEQSHLSVIYGRLDELRAQARQRLAETQRHRGGTKEALSLRDVAAYGYAERLAQYEAVEEGLCFGRLDLRDGDRLHIGRIGIHDTDHPLLVDWRAPAARPFYVATAITPYDVTVRRHIRTRERTVVELNDEILDLDRAGDRALVGEAALIAALDANRTGRMRDIVETIQAEQDRVIRAEPGGVLVVQGGPGTGKTAVALHRAAYLLYTYREQLTARGVLIIGPNATFLRYISQVLPSLAETGVLLATLGDLFPGLPAHRPESPATAEVKGRAVMVEVLAEAVRDRQRVPAEPIEIEVDGQVLRLTAADCEPARQRARAAGPRHNLARPIFETGVLDVLAGQVADRIGADPFWDDPLGADDALTSPNVLDEADLADLRADLASNPLVRAALDALWPVLTPAELLTGLYAAPEVASGLLGPADRELLRREPGAGWSPADVPLLDEAAELLGDDDRAARAAAGRELAIRLSYAQGVLDITAGSKSFELEDDDEAAIPNIADIMQADMLADRLADREHRTAAERAAADRDWVFGHVIVDEAQELSPMAWRLLMRRCPSRSMTVVGDLAQSGSLGAPDGWAEVLAPYVADRWRLAELTVSYRTPAEIMDYTRDRLAAADPAIVPPRPVRSTGVPPWEATGSLDELVARVAYEKDTVGDGRLAVIVPADLLTTLTAALPQLAGGPSPDLEEPAVLLTVAQAKGLEFDTVVVVDPDRILAGSPRGANDLYVALTRPTQRLGVFTLDHE; translated from the coding sequence GTGTCAAGTCTGTCAAGTCTCGCCGAGGAACAATCCCACCTCAGCGTGATCTACGGCCGCCTCGACGAGTTGCGGGCGCAGGCCCGCCAGCGGCTCGCCGAGACCCAGCGCCACCGCGGCGGCACCAAGGAGGCCCTCTCCCTGCGGGATGTCGCCGCCTACGGGTACGCCGAGCGCCTCGCCCAGTACGAAGCCGTCGAGGAGGGCCTCTGCTTCGGCCGGCTGGACCTGCGCGACGGCGACCGCCTGCACATCGGCCGGATCGGCATCCACGACACCGACCACCCGCTGCTGGTCGACTGGCGCGCGCCGGCCGCCCGCCCGTTCTACGTGGCCACCGCGATCACCCCGTACGACGTGACGGTGCGCCGCCACATCCGGACCCGGGAGCGTACCGTCGTCGAGCTGAACGACGAGATCCTCGACCTGGACCGGGCCGGCGACCGCGCCCTGGTCGGCGAGGCGGCCCTGATCGCCGCCCTGGACGCGAACCGCACCGGCCGGATGCGCGACATCGTCGAGACCATCCAGGCCGAGCAGGACCGGGTGATCCGCGCCGAACCGGGCGGCGTCCTGGTCGTCCAGGGCGGTCCCGGCACCGGCAAGACCGCCGTCGCCCTGCACCGCGCCGCCTACCTGCTCTACACCTACCGCGAGCAGCTCACCGCCCGCGGCGTCCTGATCATCGGGCCGAACGCCACCTTCCTGCGCTACATCTCCCAGGTGCTGCCGTCGCTCGCCGAGACCGGCGTGCTGCTCGCCACCCTGGGCGACCTCTTCCCGGGCCTGCCCGCGCACCGGCCGGAGTCGCCGGCCACCGCCGAGGTCAAGGGCCGGGCCGTGATGGTCGAGGTGCTGGCCGAGGCGGTCCGGGACCGGCAGCGGGTCCCCGCCGAGCCGATCGAGATCGAGGTCGACGGGCAGGTGCTGCGCCTCACCGCTGCCGACTGCGAGCCGGCCCGGCAGCGGGCCCGCGCCGCCGGCCCGCGCCACAACCTGGCCCGCCCGATCTTCGAGACCGGGGTCCTCGACGTGCTCGCCGGTCAGGTCGCCGACCGGATCGGCGCCGATCCGTTCTGGGACGACCCGCTCGGCGCCGACGACGCGCTCACCTCGCCGAACGTGCTCGACGAGGCAGACCTGGCCGACCTGCGCGCGGACCTGGCCAGCAACCCGCTGGTCCGGGCCGCGCTGGACGCGCTGTGGCCGGTGCTGACCCCCGCCGAACTGCTCACCGGTCTGTACGCGGCACCGGAGGTGGCGTCCGGCCTGCTCGGCCCGGCCGACCGGGAACTGCTCCGCCGGGAGCCCGGCGCCGGCTGGTCGCCCGCCGACGTCCCGCTGCTCGACGAGGCCGCCGAACTGCTCGGCGACGACGACCGGGCGGCCCGTGCCGCCGCCGGCCGGGAGCTCGCGATCCGGCTCTCCTACGCTCAGGGCGTGCTGGACATCACGGCCGGCTCCAAGTCCTTCGAGCTGGAGGACGACGACGAGGCGGCGATCCCGAACATCGCCGACATCATGCAGGCCGACATGCTCGCCGACCGCCTCGCCGACCGGGAGCACCGCACCGCCGCCGAACGCGCCGCCGCCGACCGGGACTGGGTGTTCGGCCACGTGATCGTCGACGAGGCGCAGGAACTCTCGCCGATGGCCTGGCGCCTGCTGATGCGCCGCTGCCCGAGCCGCTCCATGACGGTGGTCGGCGACCTGGCGCAGAGCGGCAGCCTCGGCGCGCCGGACGGCTGGGCGGAGGTGCTCGCGCCGTACGTGGCGGACCGGTGGCGGCTGGCCGAGCTGACTGTCAGTTACCGCACCCCTGCGGAGATCATGGACTACACCCGGGACCGGCTGGCCGCGGCCGACCCGGCGATCGTCCCGCCCCGCCCGGTCCGGTCCACCGGAGTGCCGCCCTGGGAGGCGACCGGATCGCTGGACGAGCTGGTGGCGCGGGTGGCGTACGAAAAGGACACCGTCGGCGACGGACGGCTGGCCGTGATCGTGCCGGCGGACCTGCTGACCACCCTGACCGCCGCCCTGCCGCAGCTGGCCGGCGGCCCGTCGCCGGACCTGGAGGAGCCGGCCGTGCTGCTCACCGTCGCCCAGGCCAAGGGCCTGGAGTTCGACACGGTGGTGGTGGTCGACCCGGACCGCATCCTGGCCGGCTCGCCGCGCGGCGCCAACGACCTCTACGTCGCCCTCACCCGGCCCACCCAGCGCCTCGGCGTCTTCACCCTCGACCACGAGTGA
- a CDS encoding MBL fold metallo-hydrolase, translating into MTSQATVTFVGNATTLLRLGDFTLLTDPAFGHAGSRVHLGYGMWTRRLTDPAMAYADLPAPDAVLLSHLHGDHFDRAARRTVPRDLPILTTPQAGRRLRRGWPGVRGLPVWDAHEWRRAGQTLRVTALPGRHGPGLFDRLLPDVMGSLVEWERDGQPMTRLYITGDTLYRPFLGEIRERCGEIDAMLLHLGGTRILGLLLTMDGRQGAALTRLINPRVALPIHYDDYRVMKSPLSDYLVRCREGVHPLVRGETYDLPLRVR; encoded by the coding sequence ATGACATCGCAGGCCACCGTCACCTTCGTCGGCAACGCCACCACGCTGCTCCGGCTCGGCGACTTCACGCTGCTCACCGACCCCGCCTTCGGCCACGCCGGCAGCCGGGTCCACCTGGGGTACGGCATGTGGACCCGCCGGCTCACCGACCCCGCCATGGCGTACGCGGACCTGCCGGCCCCGGATGCCGTCCTCCTCTCCCACCTGCACGGCGACCACTTCGACCGGGCCGCCCGCCGGACCGTCCCGCGCGACCTGCCGATCCTCACCACCCCGCAGGCCGGGCGCCGGCTGCGCCGGGGCTGGCCGGGCGTCCGGGGTCTGCCGGTCTGGGACGCCCACGAGTGGCGGCGGGCCGGGCAGACGTTGCGGGTCACCGCGCTGCCCGGCCGGCACGGTCCGGGCCTGTTCGACCGCCTGCTGCCGGACGTGATGGGCTCGCTGGTCGAGTGGGAGCGGGACGGCCAGCCGATGACCCGGCTCTACATCACCGGGGACACCCTGTACCGGCCGTTCCTCGGCGAGATCCGGGAACGCTGCGGTGAGATCGACGCCATGCTGCTGCACCTGGGCGGCACCCGGATCCTGGGCCTGCTGCTGACCATGGACGGCCGGCAGGGTGCCGCGCTGACCCGGCTGATCAACCCGCGGGTCGCCCTGCCGATCCACTACGACGACTACCGGGTGATGAAGTCGCCGCTGAGCGACTACCTGGTGCGCTGCCGGGAGGGCGTCCACCCGCTGGTCCGGGGCGAGACCTACGACCTGCCGCTCCGGGTGCGCTGA
- a CDS encoding alkaline phosphatase D family protein: MTVLPNAAVDRRTVLLAGLSAGAGAVAAALPSAAVAAGSSVFQHGIASGDPLPGGILLWTRVTPTPESVPASGVGPQVEVAWQVATDAGFGTVVQSGTVVTGPARDHTVKVDVGGLSPATTYWYRFGLDGAWSPTGRTMTAPAATDAIARLRAGVVSCANWEAGWFAAYRHLAERGDLNLVIHLGDYIYEYGTGEFDAGGKVVRKTAPEHETLTLADYRTRHALYKTDPDLKALHASVPWIITWDDHEVANDMWSGGAENHTPGTEGDFAARVAAARQAYAEWMPVRLAADGHIYRRLRYGDLFELSMLDLRTYRSEQASGGDVDDQDRTIAGADQLSWLTDGLINSTALWKIVGNPVMISRLDVLTLPAWLLGPLGELIGVPQNGVVVNADQWDGYNADRERLVDTLRAHRTTDVVFLTGDIHTSWANELTTKDTGTANPAAAEFVVPSVTSDNINDYLGTAAGGPLSLLAAGLIKATNPHVKWVETDGHGYGVLEVTRSRCRMDWYHLADRTRKDTAAKWVQGWSVGRGSSKIRKESAPAG, translated from the coding sequence ATGACTGTCCTCCCGAACGCGGCGGTTGACCGCCGTACCGTCCTCCTCGCCGGCCTGTCCGCCGGTGCCGGCGCTGTCGCCGCCGCGCTGCCCTCGGCCGCCGTGGCGGCCGGCTCCTCCGTCTTCCAGCACGGGATCGCCTCCGGCGACCCGCTCCCCGGCGGCATCCTGCTGTGGACCCGGGTCACCCCCACCCCCGAGTCGGTGCCGGCCTCCGGCGTGGGCCCGCAGGTGGAGGTCGCCTGGCAGGTGGCCACCGACGCCGGTTTCGGCACCGTCGTGCAGTCCGGCACCGTCGTCACCGGGCCGGCCCGCGACCACACGGTGAAGGTGGACGTCGGGGGGCTGAGCCCGGCCACCACGTACTGGTACCGCTTCGGCCTGGACGGCGCCTGGTCGCCGACCGGCCGGACGATGACCGCCCCGGCCGCCACCGACGCCATCGCGCGGCTGCGGGCCGGCGTGGTGAGCTGCGCCAACTGGGAGGCCGGCTGGTTCGCGGCGTACCGGCACCTGGCCGAGCGCGGCGACCTCAACCTGGTGATCCACCTGGGCGACTACATCTACGAGTACGGCACCGGCGAGTTCGACGCCGGCGGCAAGGTGGTCCGCAAGACCGCCCCGGAGCACGAGACGCTGACCCTGGCCGATTACCGGACGCGGCACGCGCTCTACAAGACCGACCCCGACCTGAAGGCCCTGCACGCCTCGGTCCCGTGGATCATCACGTGGGACGACCACGAGGTGGCCAACGACATGTGGAGCGGCGGTGCCGAGAACCACACGCCGGGCACCGAGGGCGACTTCGCGGCGCGGGTGGCGGCGGCCCGGCAGGCGTACGCCGAGTGGATGCCGGTGCGGCTGGCCGCCGACGGGCACATCTACCGCCGGCTGCGCTACGGCGACCTGTTCGAGCTCTCCATGCTGGACCTGCGCACCTACCGCTCGGAGCAGGCGAGCGGCGGCGATGTCGACGACCAGGACCGGACCATCGCCGGCGCGGACCAGCTGTCCTGGCTCACCGACGGCCTGATCAACTCCACGGCGCTCTGGAAGATCGTCGGCAACCCGGTGATGATCTCCCGGCTGGACGTCCTGACCCTGCCGGCCTGGCTGCTCGGCCCGCTCGGCGAGCTGATCGGGGTCCCGCAGAACGGCGTCGTGGTCAACGCCGACCAGTGGGACGGCTACAACGCCGACCGCGAGCGCCTGGTCGACACGCTGCGCGCGCACCGGACCACCGACGTCGTCTTCCTGACCGGCGACATCCACACCAGCTGGGCCAACGAGCTGACCACCAAGGACACCGGTACCGCCAACCCGGCCGCCGCCGAGTTCGTCGTGCCGTCGGTGACCAGTGACAACATCAACGACTACCTCGGCACCGCCGCCGGCGGCCCGCTCAGCCTGCTGGCCGCCGGCCTGATCAAGGCCACCAACCCGCACGTGAAGTGGGTGGAGACCGACGGGCACGGGTACGGCGTGCTCGAGGTGACCCGGTCGCGCTGCCGGATGGACTGGTACCACCTGGCCGACCGCACCAGGAAGGACACCGCGGCGAAGTGGGTCCAGGGCTGGTCGGTCGGCCGTGGCTCCTCGAAGATCCGCAAGGAGAGCGCGCCGGCCGGCTGA
- a CDS encoding STAS domain-containing protein: MGEVRCVIHRSGKAEATVFLHLRGCFDKKSGNELRRELRHAFDRARGARVVVDMAGVELIGSECIEVLLVGYTRALRGGHGYQVINAEGHVRQALEATGLCPRGDEHLYTPATGDTIDAALAGLS, translated from the coding sequence ATGGGCGAAGTGCGCTGTGTGATCCACCGTTCCGGCAAGGCCGAGGCGACCGTCTTCCTGCACCTGCGGGGCTGTTTCGACAAGAAGTCCGGCAACGAGCTGCGCCGGGAGTTGCGGCACGCCTTCGACCGGGCACGCGGTGCCCGGGTCGTCGTCGACATGGCCGGGGTGGAGCTGATCGGCAGCGAGTGCATCGAGGTCCTGCTGGTCGGGTACACCCGCGCGCTGCGCGGCGGCCACGGCTACCAGGTGATCAACGCCGAGGGTCATGTCCGGCAGGCGCTCGAGGCCACCGGCCTGTGCCCGCGCGGCGACGAGCACCTGTACACCCCGGCCACCGGCGACACGATCGACGCGGCGCTGGCCGGGCTGAGCTGA
- a CDS encoding putative bifunctional diguanylate cyclase/phosphodiesterase encodes MRLPTRVPRRLDVPSAVVVGLLAFVIGWFVIGLGHVWSHPIIGWLPLPVIVASFVRECYRLDRCTDLDRDTRKFWGRLGVAAAVLMAGVLSSMHDALGGPVPSPAFSPRTQALYGVVAAIILWALLRLPAWQRSRSDWLRFGLDTAIVLLTGGVLAWHCWLNRAGFGDGPTATPAATLVILVVATISLVAFLKVAFAGAGRLDRGALYLLAAGVALAAATAGIAPLLTDRPYLSTTVLAAPFSQVTGVLAARRQWRRRHLATAERPRARRFSILPYVAVATFYGALLAVELPEGGPDVAIALTATALTVLVVIRQISTLRDNARLLDTVDASLRQLRAYQKELDHQVTHDPLTGITNRPAYAGRLAAQLATGEPAVVVLLDLDDFKVVNDRHGHETGDALLRAISTRLRQSLRPRDTVARLGGDEFTLLLPGAGMDEAEDLLSGLLATVQQPLMLDGREMAPRISAGVTLSVPGDSSEELLRRADVAMYAAKNAGGGRWTWFDPIMDARADTDARLGADLRQAIARDELFLLYQPIVELPTGRLAGLEALIRWRHPEHGLVSPADFIPLAERNGQIIEVGRWVLTQAMRQIAEWQREHGAAAPAKVSVNVSARQLNEPGFPEEVAALLAATGLDPARLVIEVTETAVLGTGAALEAVRRLDELGLRIALDDFGTGQSSLSLLVDTPVSWLKVDKSFVDGVTSASPHAVIVDGLIGITRGLRIQAVAEGVETAEQAERLHQAGYRFAQGYHFARPLSESDVLLLLARPSSRETRQSQLI; translated from the coding sequence ATGCGCCTACCGACCCGTGTGCCGCGCCGGCTCGACGTCCCGTCCGCGGTGGTCGTCGGCCTGCTCGCGTTCGTGATCGGCTGGTTCGTGATCGGTCTCGGACACGTCTGGTCGCACCCGATCATCGGGTGGCTGCCGCTCCCGGTCATCGTGGCGAGCTTCGTGCGGGAGTGCTACCGCCTGGACCGGTGCACCGACCTGGACCGGGACACCCGCAAGTTCTGGGGCCGGCTCGGGGTGGCGGCCGCCGTGCTGATGGCCGGCGTCCTCAGCAGCATGCACGACGCGCTCGGCGGCCCGGTGCCGTCCCCGGCGTTCAGCCCCCGCACGCAGGCCCTGTACGGCGTGGTCGCGGCGATCATCCTATGGGCGCTGCTGCGGCTGCCGGCCTGGCAGCGTTCCCGCAGCGACTGGTTGCGGTTCGGCCTGGACACCGCGATCGTGCTGCTCACCGGCGGAGTACTGGCCTGGCACTGCTGGCTGAACCGGGCCGGCTTCGGCGACGGGCCGACCGCCACCCCGGCGGCGACCCTGGTGATCCTGGTGGTCGCCACCATCTCGCTGGTCGCCTTCCTCAAGGTGGCCTTCGCCGGGGCCGGGCGGCTCGACCGCGGAGCGCTCTACCTGCTCGCCGCCGGCGTCGCGCTGGCCGCCGCGACCGCCGGCATCGCCCCGCTGCTGACGGACCGGCCGTACCTGAGCACCACCGTGCTGGCGGCCCCGTTCTCGCAGGTCACCGGGGTGCTGGCGGCTCGCCGTCAGTGGCGGCGGCGTCACCTGGCGACCGCCGAGCGGCCCCGCGCGCGCCGGTTCAGCATCCTGCCGTACGTCGCTGTCGCCACGTTCTACGGCGCCCTGCTCGCGGTGGAGCTGCCGGAGGGCGGGCCGGACGTGGCGATCGCGCTGACCGCCACCGCGCTGACCGTCCTCGTGGTGATCCGGCAGATCAGCACGCTGCGGGACAACGCGCGGCTGCTGGACACCGTCGACGCGAGCCTGCGGCAGCTGCGGGCGTACCAGAAGGAGCTGGACCACCAGGTCACCCACGACCCGCTGACCGGGATCACCAACCGGCCGGCGTACGCCGGTCGTCTCGCCGCCCAGCTCGCCACCGGCGAGCCGGCCGTGGTCGTGCTGCTCGACCTGGACGACTTCAAGGTGGTCAACGACCGGCACGGGCACGAGACCGGCGACGCCCTGCTGCGCGCGATCAGCACCCGGCTGCGGCAGAGCCTGCGCCCGCGGGACACCGTGGCCCGGCTCGGCGGCGACGAGTTCACCCTGCTGCTTCCCGGCGCCGGCATGGACGAGGCCGAGGACCTGCTGAGCGGGCTGCTGGCCACGGTGCAGCAGCCGCTGATGCTGGACGGCCGGGAGATGGCGCCGCGGATCAGCGCCGGTGTCACCCTGAGCGTGCCCGGCGACTCGTCCGAGGAGCTGCTGCGCCGCGCGGACGTGGCGATGTACGCGGCGAAGAACGCCGGCGGCGGCCGGTGGACCTGGTTCGACCCGATCATGGACGCGCGGGCGGACACCGACGCCCGGCTCGGCGCCGACCTGCGCCAGGCCATCGCCCGCGACGAGCTGTTCCTGCTCTACCAGCCGATCGTCGAGCTGCCCACCGGGCGGCTCGCCGGGCTGGAGGCCCTGATCCGCTGGCGGCACCCCGAGCACGGCCTGGTCTCGCCCGCCGACTTCATCCCGCTCGCCGAGCGCAACGGGCAGATCATCGAGGTGGGCCGCTGGGTGCTGACTCAGGCGATGCGGCAGATCGCCGAGTGGCAGCGCGAGCACGGCGCGGCCGCACCGGCGAAGGTGTCGGTGAACGTCTCGGCCCGGCAGCTCAACGAGCCGGGTTTCCCGGAGGAGGTGGCCGCGCTGCTCGCCGCCACCGGGCTGGATCCGGCCCGGCTGGTGATCGAGGTGACCGAGACCGCGGTGCTCGGCACCGGCGCCGCCCTGGAGGCGGTCCGCCGGCTCGACGAGCTCGGCCTGCGGATCGCGCTGGACGACTTCGGGACCGGCCAGTCGTCGCTGAGCCTGCTCGTCGACACGCCGGTCAGCTGGCTGAAGGTGGACAAGTCGTTCGTCGACGGGGTGACCTCGGCGAGCCCGCATGCGGTGATCGTGGACGGGTTGATCGGGATCACCCGGGGCCTGCGGATCCAGGCGGTCGCCGAGGGGGTGGAGACCGCTGAGCAGGCCGAACGCCTGCACCAGGCGGGGTACCGATTCGCCCAGGGTTATCACTTCGCGCGCCCGCTGAGCGAAAGCGACGTGCTCCTCCTGCTGGCGCGTCCCAGCTCGCGAGAAACTCGACAATCTCAACTGATTTAG
- a CDS encoding sulfite exporter TauE/SafE family protein, which translates to MDFTMALAGLGVGIVVGLTGMGGGALMTPILVLFFGINPVAAIGSDLVASAIMKPFGGAVHARRGTVNWPLVGWLCAGSVPSAFLGVLLLRAFGDDESLQHGVKIALGVALLLAVAGMLLKAWISRRAADGPAPKITVKPIPTLLVGVMGGLVVGLTSVGSGSLIIVALLALYPMLRANDLVGTDLVQAIPLVAAAALGHLLFGDMSWGIAGAVVLGSIPGVLIGSRISSRAPGGLVRSALIIVLLASSLKLFDLPTQVVGIVAAGALVVAVVLGVTKPFGKAPQPAGRETVSV; encoded by the coding sequence ATGGATTTCACCATGGCGCTCGCCGGTCTCGGCGTCGGAATCGTCGTCGGCCTGACCGGCATGGGTGGCGGCGCGCTGATGACGCCGATCCTGGTGCTCTTCTTCGGCATCAACCCGGTCGCCGCGATCGGCAGCGACCTGGTCGCCAGCGCGATCATGAAGCCGTTCGGCGGCGCCGTGCACGCCCGCCGCGGCACGGTGAACTGGCCGCTGGTCGGCTGGCTGTGCGCCGGCAGCGTGCCCAGCGCCTTCCTCGGCGTGCTGCTGCTGCGCGCCTTCGGCGACGACGAGTCGCTCCAGCACGGCGTCAAGATCGCCCTGGGCGTGGCACTGCTGCTGGCCGTCGCCGGCATGCTGCTCAAGGCCTGGATCAGCCGGCGCGCCGCCGACGGACCGGCCCCGAAGATCACCGTCAAGCCGATCCCGACCCTGCTGGTCGGGGTCATGGGCGGCCTGGTGGTCGGGCTCACCTCGGTCGGCTCCGGCTCGCTGATCATCGTGGCGCTGCTCGCACTCTACCCGATGCTGCGCGCCAACGACCTGGTCGGCACCGACCTGGTCCAGGCGATCCCGCTGGTCGCCGCGGCCGCCCTCGGTCACCTGCTGTTCGGCGACATGAGCTGGGGCATCGCCGGCGCGGTGGTGCTCGGCTCGATCCCCGGCGTGCTGATCGGCTCCCGGATCTCCTCGCGGGCACCCGGCGGCCTGGTCCGGTCCGCGCTGATCATCGTGCTGCTGGCCAGCTCGCTCAAGCTGTTCGACCTGCCCACCCAGGTGGTCGGCATCGTGGCGGCCGGCGCGCTGGTGGTGGCGGTGGTCCTCGGGGTGACGAAGCCGTTCGGCAAGGCGCCCCAGCCGGCCGGGCGGGAGACCGTCTCGGTCTGA
- a CDS encoding diguanylate cyclase domain-containing protein, whose amino-acid sequence MNVRQKLLGGYLVVALMVAATALIAWYTDQTSARRAATIEAAQVARGIGKDIVFGLPGTVEGGSQPPLYYSPAALRQYLTRLRETQHRNVIAIDYGKYVIGDTNPANVGVVYRHDTGGEVARTIRDGRSRVFVEKSAEHPQGIKQVVVPMIGRNGDAIGAVIVEYTPLYQQMMSGARDAQTVLFSTAAIAFVVVLLVGWVLATSLTRRITKLTTAVGVIGAGDYTHRLPITTDSDEIARLALAVNAMAEQLDRSAREILAKEYTDSILANAGEGICGLDAGGRIAFANAAAGRITGLGVAGLLRRDATVLLPESLGLEPGTTEGRLQRPDGSTVRVEYTVSEIEKAGRRIGAVIVLRDVSRQRALEYDLRHQALHDALTGLPNRKLLLSRLAEAHRRARAGGAPLAVLYLDLDGFKRVNDTLGHDAGDLLLQAAAQRLTGALRAGDTVARLGGDEFAVLLDDADPATAERLAQACRDTLAQPFALHNREGRVSVSIGVVPDAARYADADEVLRNADVAMYAAKGQGKNRWLLFEDRMHEQLVCRLDQESRLRAAAHRGELLLHLQPVTGGPDGRLAGVEAMACWQDPEQGLRTPGSFRPLAEQTGTIVEIDRWVLREACQAVGQWQIEDPATAPAWVAVTLSAASLAEADLTDQVAHALTATGLAAGNLVLQLTETMVTRDLARATARLGELRELGVRIAIGVTEAARLDLLTLPGGDLAQGYHLGQPTPAAALRTRIAAPAA is encoded by the coding sequence ATGAACGTGCGGCAGAAGCTGCTGGGCGGGTATCTCGTGGTGGCCCTGATGGTCGCGGCCACCGCCCTGATCGCCTGGTACACCGACCAGACCTCGGCCCGCCGCGCCGCCACCATCGAGGCCGCCCAGGTGGCCCGGGGCATCGGCAAGGACATCGTGTTCGGCCTGCCCGGCACGGTCGAGGGCGGCTCCCAGCCGCCGTTGTACTACAGCCCGGCGGCGTTGCGGCAGTACCTCACGCGGCTGCGGGAGACCCAGCACCGCAACGTGATCGCGATCGACTACGGGAAGTACGTCATCGGCGACACGAACCCGGCGAACGTCGGCGTGGTCTACCGGCACGACACCGGCGGCGAGGTGGCCCGCACCATCCGGGACGGCAGGTCCCGGGTCTTCGTGGAGAAGAGCGCCGAGCACCCGCAGGGCATCAAGCAGGTGGTGGTGCCGATGATCGGCCGCAACGGCGACGCCATCGGCGCGGTGATCGTCGAGTACACCCCGCTCTACCAGCAGATGATGTCCGGCGCACGGGACGCCCAGACCGTCCTGTTCAGCACCGCGGCCATCGCGTTCGTGGTGGTGCTGCTGGTCGGCTGGGTGCTCGCCACCTCACTGACCCGCCGGATCACCAAGCTCACCACGGCGGTCGGCGTGATCGGCGCCGGTGACTACACGCACCGGCTGCCGATCACCACGGACAGCGACGAGATCGCCCGGCTGGCGCTGGCCGTCAACGCGATGGCCGAGCAGCTCGACCGGTCCGCCCGGGAGATCCTGGCCAAGGAGTACACCGACAGCATCCTGGCCAACGCCGGCGAGGGCATCTGCGGGCTGGACGCCGGCGGCCGGATCGCGTTCGCCAACGCGGCCGCCGGGCGGATCACCGGGCTCGGCGTGGCCGGTCTGCTGCGGCGGGACGCCACGGTGCTGCTGCCGGAATCGCTCGGCCTGGAACCCGGCACCACCGAGGGCCGCCTGCAGCGTCCGGACGGTTCCACAGTACGGGTGGAGTACACCGTCAGCGAGATCGAGAAAGCAGGTCGCCGGATCGGCGCGGTGATCGTGCTGCGCGACGTCAGCCGGCAGCGCGCCCTCGAATACGACCTGCGCCACCAGGCCCTGCACGACGCGCTCACCGGCCTGCCCAACCGCAAGCTGCTGCTGAGCCGGCTGGCCGAGGCGCACCGGCGGGCCCGCGCCGGCGGTGCCCCGCTCGCCGTGCTCTACCTGGACCTGGACGGGTTCAAGCGGGTCAACGACACGCTCGGGCACGACGCCGGCGACCTGCTGCTGCAGGCCGCCGCCCAGCGCCTGACCGGGGCGCTGCGCGCCGGCGACACCGTGGCCCGGCTCGGCGGCGACGAGTTCGCCGTGCTGCTCGACGACGCCGACCCGGCCACCGCCGAACGTCTCGCCCAGGCCTGCCGGGACACGCTGGCCCAGCCGTTCGCGCTGCACAACCGGGAGGGCCGGGTCTCGGTGAGCATCGGCGTGGTGCCCGACGCGGCCCGGTACGCCGACGCCGACGAGGTGCTGCGCAACGCCGACGTGGCCATGTACGCGGCCAAGGGACAGGGCAAGAACCGCTGGCTGCTGTTCGAGGACCGGATGCACGAGCAACTGGTGTGCCGCCTCGACCAGGAGTCCCGGCTGCGCGCCGCGGCGCACCGGGGCGAGTTGCTGCTGCACCTGCAGCCGGTGACCGGCGGGCCGGACGGCCGGCTGGCCGGGGTCGAGGCCATGGCCTGCTGGCAGGACCCGGAGCAGGGGCTGCGGACGCCCGGCTCGTTCCGCCCGCTCGCCGAGCAGACCGGCACGATCGTGGAGATCGACCGGTGGGTGCTGCGGGAGGCCTGCCAGGCGGTCGGGCAGTGGCAGATCGAGGACCCGGCCACCGCGCCGGCCTGGGTGGCTGTCACCCTCTCCGCCGCGTCCCTGGCCGAGGCGGACCTGACCGACCAGGTCGCCCACGCCCTGACCGCGACCGGTCTGGCCGCCGGCAACCTGGTGCTGCAGCTGACCGAGACGATGGTGACCCGCGACCTGGCCCGGGCCACGGCCCGCCTCGGCGAGCTGCGCGAGCTGGGTGTGCGGATCGCCATCGGGGTCACCGAGGCGGCCCGGCTGGACCTGCTGACCCTGCCGGGTGGTGACCTCGCCCAGGGCTACCACCTGGGACAACCGACGCCGGCCGCCGCGCTCCGCACCCGGATCGCCGCACCGGCCGCTTAG